A window from Populus trichocarpa isolate Nisqually-1 chromosome 3, P.trichocarpa_v4.1, whole genome shotgun sequence encodes these proteins:
- the LOC7478271 gene encoding S-protein homolog 21: protein MKVLTNIFLVASLAIGIIFMSIYQPEYFYGLEYDVRVINGFKNNSSLPLVIWCSSNNDDLGGRALQEGDDFSWSLKTNFWGTTHFLCTMKWDAMRRKFDAFKVPRDLQRCSLFRKCSWSVREDGFYFSNDEVNWKKDFSWL, encoded by the coding sequence ATGAAGGTTCTCACTAACATCTTTCTTGTTGCTAGCCTGGCCATAGGCATCATTTTCATGTCAATATATCAACCAGAATATTTCTATGGACTAGAGTACGATGTTCGTGTCATCAATGGGTTTAAAAACAACTCATCACTGCCACTGGTCATATGGTGCTCGTCAAACAATGATGATCTCGGCGGACGTGCCCTCCAGGAAGGTGATGATTTCAGTTGGAGCCTGAAGACCAACTTCTGGGGCACTACTCATTTCTTGTGCACCATGAAGTGGGATGCAATGAGGAGGAAATTTGATGCCTTCAAGGTTCCAAGGGATCTTCAGCGTTGCAGCCTTTTCAGGAAGTGCTCTTGGTCGGTGAGAGAGGATGGGTTCTATTTCAGCAATGATGAAGTGAACTGGAAGAAAGACTTCTCATGgttataa
- the LOC7478272 gene encoding uncharacterized protein LOC7478272 isoform X1, with protein sequence MERKSSSKELQDLLQAIKSSDVVESQIELVNKLRDFDFLEISDLASLLEFLTDFTCLDISQCMLNKTILSVAAKYVDSDVSGCLVQFLALGTKASGWCGKHLKMTAMSTEESQEEHSNLFFQLLLDLFSLSAASMVALKRHPVFVDNASAATVEKFILEQLNLIKDVVSEIKRINSFGSEALKAAQTVIDTVVRLCKGYFDAVNWDLCDARPEKDENNTDSERANIMNHVTNITKCTIEKLCELGILAANDGGSLVTILNVSWKGVITLLQQGKRVLREMLSVQDIILTLISLVNEPLRCAAGAWSSLLKETISLTEARRTFLPSKFYLTNAVKISSLYPCQAYLVYKEVTLCVIMISSFRILLSYEKLLNTASEVLSELLEKTSIDLLNSLLNSAEVKQELKFKLLDWLFNDDFCSNSMHGDSSSFYHMTSMVEIFSVSCEAMSEARLLLLGRIALFHNLLRYSMDLEDDIKIKITRKLRWFLDMLVVEDVYSFVLDLQIPVPHGSGKTLELIWQPMFSALLHALKTFMIAVSSSFAWAEFEAFLLENLFHPHFLCWEIVMELWCFLVRYAEMDMVKGIIDKLCSLMKLLESPESVLIPGSPLRKVARIICLLAKSTPPMADHVYSSVVGDGRFQLSSVLYAALLLEGFPLNSLSDNIRSGAKQKIITDYFGFIGSFDDKVLTTCSSGAFGIPVHALSASLQAQQVSISDVDVKTLKFLVAIIRNFRNPVEKIMKEHCHELLSEMLGIVSNMKHLYKSDEMEGVLLELQNLFVSGPAASNTQLYQCKPYLALFMGGLGDMEMTESDDCAKSSAVWELYHMLFRERHWALVHLSIAAFGYFAARTTCNQLWRFVPQNASLSYDLVSGNEASEERFMSELKAFLDKEAALTTTPSIEQLELLVKEGMMLKEMVQKISGIDAMECQSMEIDVDSVSNKRRKLPDGISKGLELLQNGLKVIGDGISQWQENHCESSELHDKFSSHLSRLEDVVAHLTGLAGNGTAGMNVNKRIKC encoded by the exons ATGGAGAGAAAAAGCTCCAGCAAGGAGTTGCAGGATCTTCTGCAAGCCATCAAATCTTCAGAT GTTGTTGAGAGCCAGATTGAACTGGTTAACAAGCTTCGGGATTTTGATTTCCTGGAGATATCGGATTTGGCTTCTCTTCTTGAATTCCTCACA GACTTTACTTGCTTGGATATATCTCAATGCATGTTAAACAAGACTATTTTGAGCGTGGCTGCGAAATATGTAGATTCAGATGTGTCTGGATGTTTAGTACAGTTTCTTGCTCTCGGGACAAAG GCAAGTGGGTGGTGTGGAAAACATCTGAAGATGACTGCGATGTCAACTGAAGAATCTCAAGAAGAACATTCAAATTTATTCTTTCAG CTTCTTTTGGATTTATTTAGTCTCTCTGCTGCCAGTATGGTTGCTTTGAAAAGACACCCTGTTTTTGTTGACAATGCATCAGCAGCTACTGTTGAGAAATTCATTTTGGAACAgctaaatttgataaaagacgTAGTATCAGAGATTAAG AGGATCAACTCCTTCGGTTCAGAAGCATTAAAGGCTGCACAGACTGTGATTGATACTGTAGTGAGACTATGCAAAGGATATTTTGATGCTGTGAATTGGGATCTTTGTGATGCAAGACCTGAGAAGGATGAAAACAATACAGATTCAGAGAGAGCCAATATAATGAATCATGTTACGAACATAACAAAATGTACAATAGAGAAATTGTGTGAACTGGGGATCCTTGCAGCAAATGATGGTGGGAGTCTGGTAACCATTCTCAATGTGTCATGGAAAGGTGTGATTACCTTGCTTCAGCAAGGCAAGAGGGTGTTAAGAGAGATGTTAAGCGTGCAGGATATTATTCTAACCCTAATTTCACTGGTGAATGAACCTCTCAGGTGTGCAGCCGGGGCTTGGTCTTCTTTATTGAAGGAAACCATTTCTTTAACTGAAGCCAGGAGGACATTTCTTCCATCTAAGTTTTACCTTACCAACGCAGTGAAAATATCTTCCCTCTATCCATGCCAAGCATATTTGGTGTACAAGGAGGTGACCCTCTGTGTCATAATGATCTCATCCTTTAGAATTTTACTGAGCTATGAAAAACTTTTGAACACAGCTAGTGAAGTGTTGTCAGAACTTTTGGAGAAGACATCAATAGATTTGCTGAATTCTTTACTCAATTCAGCTGAAGTGAAACAAGAGCTCAAGTTTAAACTTCTGGACTGGTTGTTCAATGATGATTTCTGCTCAAATTCTATGCATGGAGATTCAAGTAGTTTTTATCACATGACTTCAATGGTTGAAATCTTTTCTGTGAGCTGTGAAGCTATGTCTGAAGCAAGATTATTGTTGCTTGGCAGGATTGCATTGTTTCATAATTTACTAAGATATTCTATGGATCTTGAAGATGACATAAAGATCAAGATCACTAGAAAACTCAGATGGTTTCTGGATATGTTAGTTGTTGAAGATGTATACTCCTTCGTTCTTGATTTGCAGATTCCTGTGCCACATGGTTCGGGGAAAACACTGGAATTGATTTGGCAACCTATGTTTTCAGCTCTTTTGCATGCACTAAAAACCTTCATGATTGCGGTGTCTTCAAGTTTTGCCTGGGCAGAATTTGAGGCTTTCCTGCTTGAAAATCTTTTCCATCCACATTTTCTTTGCTGGGAGATTGTAATGGAACTTTGGTGCTTCTTAGTGCGTTATGCTGAAATGGACATGGTGAAAGGCATCATTGATAAACTTTGCTCATTAATGAAGCTACTGGAATCACCAGAATCAGTTCTTATTCCAGGTTCTCCTCTGAGGAAAGTGGCAAGGATAATCTGCTTGCTTGCTAAAAGTACACCACCTATGGCAGACCATGTATACAGCTCTGTTGTTGGTGACGGAAGATTTCAATTGTCATCAGTTCTGTATGCAGCCTTGCTCTTGGAAGGGTTCCCTCTAAATTCACTATCAGATAACATCAGAAGTGGTGCAAAACAGAAGATCATTACTGACTACTTTGGCTTCATAGGGAGTTTTGATGACAAAGTGTTGACTACTTGTAGTTCTGGTGCATTTGGGATTCCAGTTCATGCTCTATCTGCATCCTTGCAGGCACA GCAGGTTAGCATATCTGATGTTGATGTGAAGACCCTTAAGTTTTTAGTTGCTATAATTCGTAACTTCAGAAACCCTGTCGAGAAAATAATGAAGGAACACTGTCATGAGCTTTTAAGTGAAATGTTGGGAATTGTGTCAAATATGAAGCATCTATACAAATCTGATGAGATGGAGGGAGTCCTATTGGAGCTTCAGAACCTGTTTGTCTCAGGGCCAGCAGCATCAAATACCCAATTGTATCAATGCAAACCATATCTTGCTCTTTTTATGGGAGGACTTGGAGACATGGAGATGACAGAGAGTGATGATTGTGCAAAAAGCTCTGCTGTGTGGGAGTTGTATCACATGCTATTCAGGGAGCGGCATTGGGCACTTGTCCATCTTTCAATTGCGGCATTTGGATATTTTGCTGCTCGTACTACTTGCAATCAGCTATGGAGATTTGTGCCACAAAATGCATCGCTATCTTATGATCTGGTGTCAGGGAATGAAGCAAGCGAGGAGAGGTTTATGTCTGAGTTGAAGGCATTTCTGGATAAGGAAGCAGCTCTTACCACTACACCTAGCATTGAGCAGCTTGAGTTGCTTGTGAAGGAAGGTATGATGCTGAAAGAAATGGTTCAGAAGATTTCAGGTATAGATGCTATGGAATGTCAAAGTATGGAGATTGATGTTGACAGCGTATCAAACAAGAGAAGGAAACTCCCTGATGGAATCAGCAAGGGATTGGAATTACTCCAGAATGGTCTGAAGGTTATTGGTGATGGTATTTCTCAGTGGCAGGAAAATCACTGTGAATCCTCCGAACTTCATGACAAATTTTCGAGCCACCTTTCTCGCCTTGAAGATGTCGTTGCTCACTTGACAGGCTTGGCTGGTAACG GTACTGCAGGAATGAatgtaaataaaagaattaagtgCTGA
- the LOC7478272 gene encoding uncharacterized protein LOC7478272 isoform X3, with protein sequence MERKSSSKELQDLLQAIKSSDVVESQIELVNKLRDFDFLEISDLASLLEFLTDFTCLDISQCMLNKTILSVAAKYVDSDVSGCLVQFLALGTKASGWCGKHLKMTAMSTEESQEEHSNLFFQRINSFGSEALKAAQTVIDTVVRLCKGYFDAVNWDLCDARPEKDENNTDSERANIMNHVTNITKCTIEKLCELGILAANDGGSLVTILNVSWKGVITLLQQGKRVLREMLSVQDIILTLISLVNEPLRCAAGAWSSLLKETISLTEARRTFLPSKFYLTNAVKISSLYPCQAYLVYKEVTLCVIMISSFRILLSYEKLLNTASEVLSELLEKTSIDLLNSLLNSAEVKQELKFKLLDWLFNDDFCSNSMHGDSSSFYHMTSMVEIFSVSCEAMSEARLLLLGRIALFHNLLRYSMDLEDDIKIKITRKLRWFLDMLVVEDVYSFVLDLQIPVPHGSGKTLELIWQPMFSALLHALKTFMIAVSSSFAWAEFEAFLLENLFHPHFLCWEIVMELWCFLVRYAEMDMVKGIIDKLCSLMKLLESPESVLIPGSPLRKVARIICLLAKSTPPMADHVYSSVVGDGRFQLSSVLYAALLLEGFPLNSLSDNIRSGAKQKIITDYFGFIGSFDDKVLTTCSSGAFGIPVHALSASLQAQQVSISDVDVKTLKFLVAIIRNFRNPVEKIMKEHCHELLSEMLGIVSNMKHLYKSDEMEGVLLELQNLFVSGPAASNTQLYQCKPYLALFMGGLGDMEMTESDDCAKSSAVWELYHMLFRERHWALVHLSIAAFGYFAARTTCNQLWRFVPQNASLSYDLVSGNEASEERFMSELKAFLDKEAALTTTPSIEQLELLVKEGMMLKEMVQKISGIDAMECQSMEIDVDSVSNKRRKLPDGISKGLELLQNGLKVIGDGISQWQENHCESSELHDKFSSHLSRLEDVVAHLTGLAGNGTAGMNVNKRIKC encoded by the exons ATGGAGAGAAAAAGCTCCAGCAAGGAGTTGCAGGATCTTCTGCAAGCCATCAAATCTTCAGAT GTTGTTGAGAGCCAGATTGAACTGGTTAACAAGCTTCGGGATTTTGATTTCCTGGAGATATCGGATTTGGCTTCTCTTCTTGAATTCCTCACA GACTTTACTTGCTTGGATATATCTCAATGCATGTTAAACAAGACTATTTTGAGCGTGGCTGCGAAATATGTAGATTCAGATGTGTCTGGATGTTTAGTACAGTTTCTTGCTCTCGGGACAAAG GCAAGTGGGTGGTGTGGAAAACATCTGAAGATGACTGCGATGTCAACTGAAGAATCTCAAGAAGAACATTCAAATTTATTCTTTCAG AGGATCAACTCCTTCGGTTCAGAAGCATTAAAGGCTGCACAGACTGTGATTGATACTGTAGTGAGACTATGCAAAGGATATTTTGATGCTGTGAATTGGGATCTTTGTGATGCAAGACCTGAGAAGGATGAAAACAATACAGATTCAGAGAGAGCCAATATAATGAATCATGTTACGAACATAACAAAATGTACAATAGAGAAATTGTGTGAACTGGGGATCCTTGCAGCAAATGATGGTGGGAGTCTGGTAACCATTCTCAATGTGTCATGGAAAGGTGTGATTACCTTGCTTCAGCAAGGCAAGAGGGTGTTAAGAGAGATGTTAAGCGTGCAGGATATTATTCTAACCCTAATTTCACTGGTGAATGAACCTCTCAGGTGTGCAGCCGGGGCTTGGTCTTCTTTATTGAAGGAAACCATTTCTTTAACTGAAGCCAGGAGGACATTTCTTCCATCTAAGTTTTACCTTACCAACGCAGTGAAAATATCTTCCCTCTATCCATGCCAAGCATATTTGGTGTACAAGGAGGTGACCCTCTGTGTCATAATGATCTCATCCTTTAGAATTTTACTGAGCTATGAAAAACTTTTGAACACAGCTAGTGAAGTGTTGTCAGAACTTTTGGAGAAGACATCAATAGATTTGCTGAATTCTTTACTCAATTCAGCTGAAGTGAAACAAGAGCTCAAGTTTAAACTTCTGGACTGGTTGTTCAATGATGATTTCTGCTCAAATTCTATGCATGGAGATTCAAGTAGTTTTTATCACATGACTTCAATGGTTGAAATCTTTTCTGTGAGCTGTGAAGCTATGTCTGAAGCAAGATTATTGTTGCTTGGCAGGATTGCATTGTTTCATAATTTACTAAGATATTCTATGGATCTTGAAGATGACATAAAGATCAAGATCACTAGAAAACTCAGATGGTTTCTGGATATGTTAGTTGTTGAAGATGTATACTCCTTCGTTCTTGATTTGCAGATTCCTGTGCCACATGGTTCGGGGAAAACACTGGAATTGATTTGGCAACCTATGTTTTCAGCTCTTTTGCATGCACTAAAAACCTTCATGATTGCGGTGTCTTCAAGTTTTGCCTGGGCAGAATTTGAGGCTTTCCTGCTTGAAAATCTTTTCCATCCACATTTTCTTTGCTGGGAGATTGTAATGGAACTTTGGTGCTTCTTAGTGCGTTATGCTGAAATGGACATGGTGAAAGGCATCATTGATAAACTTTGCTCATTAATGAAGCTACTGGAATCACCAGAATCAGTTCTTATTCCAGGTTCTCCTCTGAGGAAAGTGGCAAGGATAATCTGCTTGCTTGCTAAAAGTACACCACCTATGGCAGACCATGTATACAGCTCTGTTGTTGGTGACGGAAGATTTCAATTGTCATCAGTTCTGTATGCAGCCTTGCTCTTGGAAGGGTTCCCTCTAAATTCACTATCAGATAACATCAGAAGTGGTGCAAAACAGAAGATCATTACTGACTACTTTGGCTTCATAGGGAGTTTTGATGACAAAGTGTTGACTACTTGTAGTTCTGGTGCATTTGGGATTCCAGTTCATGCTCTATCTGCATCCTTGCAGGCACA GCAGGTTAGCATATCTGATGTTGATGTGAAGACCCTTAAGTTTTTAGTTGCTATAATTCGTAACTTCAGAAACCCTGTCGAGAAAATAATGAAGGAACACTGTCATGAGCTTTTAAGTGAAATGTTGGGAATTGTGTCAAATATGAAGCATCTATACAAATCTGATGAGATGGAGGGAGTCCTATTGGAGCTTCAGAACCTGTTTGTCTCAGGGCCAGCAGCATCAAATACCCAATTGTATCAATGCAAACCATATCTTGCTCTTTTTATGGGAGGACTTGGAGACATGGAGATGACAGAGAGTGATGATTGTGCAAAAAGCTCTGCTGTGTGGGAGTTGTATCACATGCTATTCAGGGAGCGGCATTGGGCACTTGTCCATCTTTCAATTGCGGCATTTGGATATTTTGCTGCTCGTACTACTTGCAATCAGCTATGGAGATTTGTGCCACAAAATGCATCGCTATCTTATGATCTGGTGTCAGGGAATGAAGCAAGCGAGGAGAGGTTTATGTCTGAGTTGAAGGCATTTCTGGATAAGGAAGCAGCTCTTACCACTACACCTAGCATTGAGCAGCTTGAGTTGCTTGTGAAGGAAGGTATGATGCTGAAAGAAATGGTTCAGAAGATTTCAGGTATAGATGCTATGGAATGTCAAAGTATGGAGATTGATGTTGACAGCGTATCAAACAAGAGAAGGAAACTCCCTGATGGAATCAGCAAGGGATTGGAATTACTCCAGAATGGTCTGAAGGTTATTGGTGATGGTATTTCTCAGTGGCAGGAAAATCACTGTGAATCCTCCGAACTTCATGACAAATTTTCGAGCCACCTTTCTCGCCTTGAAGATGTCGTTGCTCACTTGACAGGCTTGGCTGGTAACG GTACTGCAGGAATGAatgtaaataaaagaattaagtgCTGA
- the LOC18097128 gene encoding glycine-rich protein 23, producing the protein MASWVVIFVLVLAFVHATAARNVPSDDVDLDSNNAVPNEEQVLHASAPAADSPSSTGLKDKKNFIYGGVGGFAGMGGYAGIIGGLPVIGGLGGIGKYGGVGGVGGIGGATGLGTGGAGGVGGAAGGAGGSTLPSP; encoded by the coding sequence atggCTAGCTGGGTTGTGATTTTTGTGCTTGTTTTAGCATTTGTGCATGCAACAGCAGCACGTAATGTTCCAAGTGATGATGTTGATCTTGATAGCAATAATGCTGTCCCTAATGAAGAGCAAGTATTGCATGCTAGTGCACCAGCTGCCGATTCACCTAGCAGCACTGGCCTTAAAGACAAAAAGAATTTCATCTATGGTGGTGTTGGTGGCTTTGCTGGAATGGGAGGTTACGCTGGTATCATTGGTGGTCTGCCAGTTATTGGTGGCCTTGGTGGAATTGGCAAATATGGAGGGGTTGGAGGGGTTGGTGGAATAGGAGGTGCTACTGGCCTTGGCACTGGTGGTGCTGGTGGTGTAGGAGGTGCAGCTGGTGGTGCTGGTGGTTCGACTCTACCATCCCCTTAA
- the LOC7478272 gene encoding uncharacterized protein LOC7478272 isoform X2, which translates to MERKSSSKELQDLLQAIKSSDVVESQIELVNKLRDFDFLEISDLASLLEFLTDFTCLDISQCMLNKTILSVAAKYVDSDVSGCLVQFLALGTKASGWCGKHLKMTAMSTEESQEEHSNLFFQLLLDLFSLSAASMVALKRHPVFVDNASAATVEKFILEQLNLIKDVVSEIKRINSFGSEALKAAQTVIDTVVRLCKGYFDAVNWDLCDARPEKDENNTDSERANIMNHVTNITKCTIEKLCELGILAANDGGSLVTILNVSWKGVITLLQQGKRVLREMLSVQDIILTLISLVNEPLRCAAGAWSSLLKETISLTEARRTFLPSKFYLTNAVKISSLYPCQAYLVYKEVTLCVIMISSFRILLSYEKLLNTASEVLSELLEKTSIDLLNSLLNSAEVKQELKFKLLDWLFNDDFCSNSMHGDSSSFYHMTSMVEIFSVSCEAMSEARLLLLGRIALFHNLLRYSMDLEDDIKIKITRKLRWFLDMLVVEDVYSFVLDLQIPVPHGSGKTLELIWQPMFSALLHALKTFMIAVSSSFAWAEFEAFLLENLFHPHFLCWEIVMELWCFLVRYAEMDMVKGIIDKLCSLMKLLESPESVLIPGSPLRKVARIICLLAKSTPPMADHVYSSVVGDGRFQLSSVLYAALLLEGFPLNSLSDNIRSGAKQKIITDYFGFIGSFDDKVLTTCSSGAFGIPVHALSASLQAQQVSISDVDVKTLKFLVAIIRNFRNPVEKIMKEHCHELLSEMLGIVSNMKHLYKSDEMEGVLLELQNLFVSGPAASNTQLYQCKPYLALFMGGLGDMEMTESDDCAKSSAVWELYHMLFRERHWALVHLSIAAFGYFAARTTCNQLWRFVPQNASLSYDLVSGNEASEERFMSELKAFLDKEAALTTTPSIEQLELLVKEGMMLKEMVQKISGIDAMECQSMEIDVDSVSNKRRKLPDGISKGLELLQNGLKVIGDGISQWQENHCESSELHDKFSSHLSRLEDVVAHLTGLAGTAGMNVNKRIKC; encoded by the exons ATGGAGAGAAAAAGCTCCAGCAAGGAGTTGCAGGATCTTCTGCAAGCCATCAAATCTTCAGAT GTTGTTGAGAGCCAGATTGAACTGGTTAACAAGCTTCGGGATTTTGATTTCCTGGAGATATCGGATTTGGCTTCTCTTCTTGAATTCCTCACA GACTTTACTTGCTTGGATATATCTCAATGCATGTTAAACAAGACTATTTTGAGCGTGGCTGCGAAATATGTAGATTCAGATGTGTCTGGATGTTTAGTACAGTTTCTTGCTCTCGGGACAAAG GCAAGTGGGTGGTGTGGAAAACATCTGAAGATGACTGCGATGTCAACTGAAGAATCTCAAGAAGAACATTCAAATTTATTCTTTCAG CTTCTTTTGGATTTATTTAGTCTCTCTGCTGCCAGTATGGTTGCTTTGAAAAGACACCCTGTTTTTGTTGACAATGCATCAGCAGCTACTGTTGAGAAATTCATTTTGGAACAgctaaatttgataaaagacgTAGTATCAGAGATTAAG AGGATCAACTCCTTCGGTTCAGAAGCATTAAAGGCTGCACAGACTGTGATTGATACTGTAGTGAGACTATGCAAAGGATATTTTGATGCTGTGAATTGGGATCTTTGTGATGCAAGACCTGAGAAGGATGAAAACAATACAGATTCAGAGAGAGCCAATATAATGAATCATGTTACGAACATAACAAAATGTACAATAGAGAAATTGTGTGAACTGGGGATCCTTGCAGCAAATGATGGTGGGAGTCTGGTAACCATTCTCAATGTGTCATGGAAAGGTGTGATTACCTTGCTTCAGCAAGGCAAGAGGGTGTTAAGAGAGATGTTAAGCGTGCAGGATATTATTCTAACCCTAATTTCACTGGTGAATGAACCTCTCAGGTGTGCAGCCGGGGCTTGGTCTTCTTTATTGAAGGAAACCATTTCTTTAACTGAAGCCAGGAGGACATTTCTTCCATCTAAGTTTTACCTTACCAACGCAGTGAAAATATCTTCCCTCTATCCATGCCAAGCATATTTGGTGTACAAGGAGGTGACCCTCTGTGTCATAATGATCTCATCCTTTAGAATTTTACTGAGCTATGAAAAACTTTTGAACACAGCTAGTGAAGTGTTGTCAGAACTTTTGGAGAAGACATCAATAGATTTGCTGAATTCTTTACTCAATTCAGCTGAAGTGAAACAAGAGCTCAAGTTTAAACTTCTGGACTGGTTGTTCAATGATGATTTCTGCTCAAATTCTATGCATGGAGATTCAAGTAGTTTTTATCACATGACTTCAATGGTTGAAATCTTTTCTGTGAGCTGTGAAGCTATGTCTGAAGCAAGATTATTGTTGCTTGGCAGGATTGCATTGTTTCATAATTTACTAAGATATTCTATGGATCTTGAAGATGACATAAAGATCAAGATCACTAGAAAACTCAGATGGTTTCTGGATATGTTAGTTGTTGAAGATGTATACTCCTTCGTTCTTGATTTGCAGATTCCTGTGCCACATGGTTCGGGGAAAACACTGGAATTGATTTGGCAACCTATGTTTTCAGCTCTTTTGCATGCACTAAAAACCTTCATGATTGCGGTGTCTTCAAGTTTTGCCTGGGCAGAATTTGAGGCTTTCCTGCTTGAAAATCTTTTCCATCCACATTTTCTTTGCTGGGAGATTGTAATGGAACTTTGGTGCTTCTTAGTGCGTTATGCTGAAATGGACATGGTGAAAGGCATCATTGATAAACTTTGCTCATTAATGAAGCTACTGGAATCACCAGAATCAGTTCTTATTCCAGGTTCTCCTCTGAGGAAAGTGGCAAGGATAATCTGCTTGCTTGCTAAAAGTACACCACCTATGGCAGACCATGTATACAGCTCTGTTGTTGGTGACGGAAGATTTCAATTGTCATCAGTTCTGTATGCAGCCTTGCTCTTGGAAGGGTTCCCTCTAAATTCACTATCAGATAACATCAGAAGTGGTGCAAAACAGAAGATCATTACTGACTACTTTGGCTTCATAGGGAGTTTTGATGACAAAGTGTTGACTACTTGTAGTTCTGGTGCATTTGGGATTCCAGTTCATGCTCTATCTGCATCCTTGCAGGCACA GCAGGTTAGCATATCTGATGTTGATGTGAAGACCCTTAAGTTTTTAGTTGCTATAATTCGTAACTTCAGAAACCCTGTCGAGAAAATAATGAAGGAACACTGTCATGAGCTTTTAAGTGAAATGTTGGGAATTGTGTCAAATATGAAGCATCTATACAAATCTGATGAGATGGAGGGAGTCCTATTGGAGCTTCAGAACCTGTTTGTCTCAGGGCCAGCAGCATCAAATACCCAATTGTATCAATGCAAACCATATCTTGCTCTTTTTATGGGAGGACTTGGAGACATGGAGATGACAGAGAGTGATGATTGTGCAAAAAGCTCTGCTGTGTGGGAGTTGTATCACATGCTATTCAGGGAGCGGCATTGGGCACTTGTCCATCTTTCAATTGCGGCATTTGGATATTTTGCTGCTCGTACTACTTGCAATCAGCTATGGAGATTTGTGCCACAAAATGCATCGCTATCTTATGATCTGGTGTCAGGGAATGAAGCAAGCGAGGAGAGGTTTATGTCTGAGTTGAAGGCATTTCTGGATAAGGAAGCAGCTCTTACCACTACACCTAGCATTGAGCAGCTTGAGTTGCTTGTGAAGGAAGGTATGATGCTGAAAGAAATGGTTCAGAAGATTTCAGGTATAGATGCTATGGAATGTCAAAGTATGGAGATTGATGTTGACAGCGTATCAAACAAGAGAAGGAAACTCCCTGATGGAATCAGCAAGGGATTGGAATTACTCCAGAATGGTCTGAAGGTTATTGGTGATGGTATTTCTCAGTGGCAGGAAAATCACTGTGAATCCTCCGAACTTCATGACAAATTTTCGAGCCACCTTTCTCGCCTTGAAGATGTCGTTGCTCACTTGACAGGCTTGGCTG GTACTGCAGGAATGAatgtaaataaaagaattaagtgCTGA